The following are encoded together in the Cynocephalus volans isolate mCynVol1 chromosome 4, mCynVol1.pri, whole genome shotgun sequence genome:
- the LOC134375827 gene encoding olfactory receptor 4C16-like, producing MHLNNNVTKFILLGLTQDLVWKKIVFATFLLFYLGTLFGNLLIIVTIKTSQALQSPMYFFLFYLSLSDTCFCTSTAPRMIVDALLRKTTISFTECMIQLFSSHFFGCLEIFILILMAVDRYVAICKPLHYMTIMSRQVCGVLVAMAWVGSCVHSLAQIFLALSLPFCGPNVIDHYFCDLQPLLKLACSDTYVINLLLVSNGGAICTVSFVMLMFSCVVILHSLRNHSAEGRRKALSTCISHIIMVILFFGPCIFIYTRPATTFPMDKMIAVFYTIGTPLLNPLIYTLRNAEVKNAMRKLWSKKLISDDER from the coding sequence ATGCACCTGAATAATAATGTGACTAAGTTTATTCTGCTTGGGTTGACACAGGATCTGGTTTGGAAGAAAATAGTGTTTGCCACTTTCTTGCTTTTCTACTTGGGGACGTTGTTTGGCAACTTGCTGATTATTGTAACCATCAAGACCAGTCAGGCACTTCAGAgtcccatgtacttcttccttttctacttATCCTTATCTGACACCTGCTTCTGTACTTCCACAGCCCCTAGAATGATTGTGGATGCCCTTTTGAGAAAGACCACTATTTCTTTCACAGAATGCATGATCCAACTCTTTTCATCCCATTTCTTTGGCTGCCTGGAAATCTTCATCCTTATACTCATGGCTGttgaccgctatgtggccatctgtaagccccTGCACTACATGACCATCATGAGCCGCCAGGTCTGTGGTGTGTTGGTGGCCATGGCCTGGGTGGGCTCCTGTGTGCATTCTTTAGCTCAGATTTTTCTTGCCTTGAGTTTGCCTTTCTGTGGCCCCAATGTAATTGATCACTATTTCTGTGACTTGCAGCCCTTGTTGAAACTTGCCTGTTCAGACACTTATGTGATAAACCTACTCCTGGTGTCCAATGGTGGTGCCATTTGCACAGTGAGTTTTGTCATGCTGATGTTCTCCTGTGTTGTTATCTTGCATTCCCTGAGGAACCACAGTGCTGAAGGGAGGAGGAAAGCCCTGTCCACCTGCATCTCCCACATCATCATGGTCATCTTGTTCTTTGGTCcatgcatatttatatacacacgtCCTGCAACCACCTTTCCCATGGATAAGATGATAGCTGTGTTTTATACAATTGGGACACCTTTGCTCAACCCTCTGATTTATACACTGAGGAATGCAGAAGTGAAAAATGCCATGAGGAAGTTATGGAGCAAGAAATTGATCTCAGATGATGAAAGATGA